A single genomic interval of Spinacia oleracea cultivar Varoflay chromosome 6, BTI_SOV_V1, whole genome shotgun sequence harbors:
- the LOC110785301 gene encoding transcription factor GTE9-like, producing MAEVATSFAESDVTRQKLRLLKLAARKPGIKSSQIPQVKNPSAVDAYNKRICQFSKQVPKLNCNSITGLKRRAEEVLEEEEGGPKPKRSKMDSAAIPYCQTILGKLMNHKLGNAFFAPVNPGVYYYDIIKRPMDLRTIKQKLQQLKYICVEEFEADVRLTFSNAMLFNPPFHWVHKCAKALVEVFDNHWKPVEMNLEKEHHKDIQLSPSKALRVAQLKTRFAETILNAQRYTLLQQGDKTIGQVEKESAARLNEESEMKRKRQEAREEARMAIRKMERSVINVEDNYKVMKDLEGLMGTSNLVVKCDDRRSLATIWSHVDRRIIRTPLERLGLFIKDDYN from the exons ATGGCGGAAGTAGCAACAAGTTTTGCTGAAAGTGACGTGACAAGACAAAAGTTGAGGTTGTTAAAGCTTGCTGCAAGGAAGCCTGGTATCAAATCCTCACAAATACCTCAAGTCAAGAATCCATCAGCAGTTGATGCCTACAATAAGCGCATATGTCAATTCTCAAAACAAGTGCCTAAACTCAACTGTAACTCTATTACTGGATTGAAGCGTAGAGCTGAGGAAGTgttagaagaagaagaaggtggTCCTAAACCAAAGAGGTCGAAGATGGACAGTGCTGCAATACCATATTGTCAGACCATTCTTGGAAAGTTAATGAATCATAAGTTGGGTAACGCGTTCTTTGCCCCTGTTAATCCTGGTGTCTACTATTATGACATCATAAAAAGACCAATGGATCTTCGGACCATTAAACAGAAATTGCAGCAGCTCAAATATATTTGTGTTGAGGAGTTTGAAGCTGATGTCAGGCTCACATTTTCAAATGCAATGTTATTCAATCCTCCTTTCCATTGGGTCCATAAATGTGCCAAGGCACTTGTCGAGGTGTTTGATAATCATTGGAAGCCTGTTGAAATGAATCTGGAAAAGGAGCATCACAAAGATATTCAACTCTCCCCGTCAAAGGCGTTACGTGTGGCACAATTGAAGACTAGGTTTGCTGAAACCATACTCAATGCCCAACGTTACACTTTGTTGCAACAG GGTGATAAAACAATTGGGCAAGTAGAAAAGGAGTCGGCTGCAAGATTAAATGAAGAATctgaaatgaaaaggaaaagacaagAAGCGAGGGAGGAAGCCAGGATGGCAATTAGAAAGATGGAACGATCAGTGATAAATGTTGAAGACAACTATAAAGTTATGAAAGATCTTGAGGGTCTGATGGGAACCTCAAATTTAGTAGTAAAGTGCGATGATCGTAGGTCCCTTGCTACTATATGGAGTCATGTAGACCGTCGTATAATCAGGACACCATTGGAACGTCTGGGTTTATTCATCAAGGATGATTATAACTGA
- the LOC130462458 gene encoding B3 domain-containing protein At2g31720-like, with the protein MSKPKKRCPKGGESVGLLALLCHQIESNNMVFKDVSQARILLEKKLTESDMNDGQARLTLQSLAPFLTRDEYHFLKKEVSPNKMNKMGVKVIMRSSEYRMHLSLWNDNENNNSGCKFVLENEWNKLKTDNKLQKGDFIQILSFRSKKCLNFAFLGPKRSFKLLGTTIESYPW; encoded by the coding sequence ATGAGCAAACCCAAGAAACGTTGTCCTAAAGGTGGTGAATCAGTTGGACTGTTAGCATTATTGTGTCACCAGATTGAAAGCAATAATATGGTTTTTAAAGATGTCAGTCAAGCCAGAATACTGTTAGAGAAGAAGCTTACAGAATCTGATATGAATGATGGTCAAGCGCGATTGACATTGCAGAGTCTAGCCCCTTTTCTAACTCGGGATGAGTATCATTTTTTGAAAAAGGAAGTTAGTCCAAACAAAATGAATAAGATGGGTGTGAAGGTGATTATGAGATCTTCTGAGTATCGTATGCATCTAAGTTTATGGAACGACAATGAAAATAACAATTCTGGATGCAAATTTGTTTTGGAAAACGAGTGGAATAAACTCAAGACCGACAACAAGCTGCAGAAAGGGGATTTCATACAAATTTTGTCATTTCGGTCTAAGAAGTGCCTGAATTTTGCATTTCTTGGTCCTAAACGTAGCTTCAAGTTGTTAGGGACTACAATTGAGAGTTACCCCTGGTAG
- the LOC130464207 gene encoding uncharacterized protein, whose translation MAEVATTYAKCDVTRQKSRSLKLVIRKPAIKSTQIPQVKDPSVVDGYNKRVGTKVNYGFQKSNQKTPVSITGLKRRPEEVLEEEEEEGGPKPKRSKMDSGAILHWKPVEMNLERDHHKDIAIELSPSKMLRVAQLKSRFAETILKAQRYTSLQQGDKTIGQEDKESAAILNEESEIKRKRQEAREEARMAIRKVEQSVNFEDNFQVMKDFEALIGAPSRSWR comes from the exons ATGGCTGAAGTAGCAACAACTTATGCTAAATGTGATGTGACAAGACAGAAATCGAGGTCGTTAAAACTTGTTATAAGGAAGCCTGCAATCAAATCCACACAAATACCTCAAGTGAAGGATCCATCAGTAGTTGATGGCTACAATAAGCGTGTAGGAACTAAAGTAAATTATGGCttccaaaaatcaaaccaaaaaacGCCTGTCTCTATTACTGGATTGAAGCGTAGACCTGAGGAAGTattagaagaagaagaagaagaaggtggTCCTAAACCGAAGAGGTCGAAGATGGACAGTGGTGCAATACTACATTGGAAGCCTGTTGAAATGAATTTGGAAAGGGATCATCACAAAGATATTGCAATTGAACTCTCCCCATCAAAAATGTTACGTGTGGCACAATTGAAGAGTAGGTTTGCAGAAACCATACTCAAAGCCCAACGTTACACTTCGTTGCAACAG GGTGATAAAACAATTGGGCAAGAAGATAAAGAGTCAGCTGCAATATTAAATGAAGAATCTgaaattaaaaggaaaagacaagAAGCGAGGGAGGAAGCCAGGATGGCTATTAGAAAGGTGGAACAGTCGGTCAATTTTGAAGACAACTTTCAAGTTATGAAAGATTTTGAAGCTCTAATTGGAGCGCCTAGTCGATCTTGGCGATGA
- the LOC110785310 gene encoding histone H4: protein MSGRGKGGKGLGKGGAKRHRKVLRDNIQGITKPAIRRLARRGGVKRISGLIYEETRGVLKIFLENVIRDAVTYTEHARRKTVTAMDVVYALKRQGRTLYGFGG, encoded by the coding sequence ATGTCAGGAAGAGGAAAGGGAGGAAAGGGGTTGGGAAAGGGAGGAGCCAAGAGGCACAGGAAGGTGCTCAGGGACAATATCCAGGGCATTACTAAGCCTGCCATTCGTCGTCTTGCTCGTCGAGGTGGTGTTAAGAGGATCAGCGGCCTGATATACGAGGAGACTCGCGGTGTTCTCAAGATCTTTTTGGAGAATGTTATTAGAGATGCTGTTACCTACACTGAGCACGCTCGCCGTAAGACAGTCACTGCCATGGATGTTGTCTATGCTCTCAAGAGGCAGGGCCGTACTCTTTACGGTTTTGGCGGTTAG